AGAGATGCCGACATTAAactcaagaagaagaagatgggggggaaaaaagtagtagaagaagaagacgcTGGAGAGAGGGCTTTCCTGTCAGTAGCCCTCACTAGAAGTCCTGAAAGGACACCTGACTTTTCACAAATGGAGACCTCCATACCTACCCAGAAATTCCAACTGATTTACAAACTGTTTATGTTGGAGAGTGCCCGAAACACTATCGAAGAGGAACTTTACTTCTTACTCCAAAAGGTAAGCCAGGCAGCTAACTAAGCTAATAGCCACACGGTACTCTGGCTAAATTATGTTGCATACATTCTTCTCAGAGCTTATTTGAATTTTCTGTGGTAAAGTTTGTAGTTAGTAGCAGTGCTAAACTATCCCAACACCAAAAGATTACCAAGCATCTCCAAGTTGTCAGTATTTTCTTGAAtttattacgttttttttttttttttttttgcctttttttcattagatttaacattttacaaacaCAATTTTATCTTACTCTGAACACGTGTACATAGATTTGAACCACGTgcgataaatacattttacatacTTAGAAAAACAGTAAACTAAAATAAAGGTCAATTATgaattaaaggtagggtaggtaattttcaatcaaccaatcaatctttatttatatagcgcaaattacaacaaagctTATCTCATactgctatcaaaatataaatttcaCAATAATAAgggtggaaaaaataaaatccacatgaacaacatGAACATTTTCTCTAGGtacactttttaaatgtttggttGAAATtctctttatgtcctgacagaaattaagatgttatgtgctctgaaaaaggaacaaagaaaatacatcatCTGTAGCAGTTGTAAACCTTTAAAAGCTTCGAAGTTTCTATATTGATACAGGAATGTATCAATAGCCCCTGGTTCTATGGGTACgttttccggaccttttctacataagtgtaatgtgcctgtgttttcttccttctgctgctgtgggtttgaatcctgcttttgtcatatatattttttcattttaacatatttaacatgtcaaattccacctttaaaaatacatatatgtaaaaaataaacactttaggTTATTTCCtaggttggggttagggttaatttttacgaaaaaaaaaaaaaaaaactttttagggtatttcctgacTTAGGTATaaggttagggctaaaataaggtttagcagggtagctaaaaattagggatgtaacgattaatcgtaaggcagttaaaaatcgattcataggtatcacggttgatatcgattttctgaaaattgaatcgcagtactttttttaaccaacagagggcaagtgtacaagtgtaggcggcaggcggagtctgctaatactttctttctggctgccttctactcttaaatatgttaataaatgattcattgcccctttagcaccgaaagaatatctgtaatattacttgaatatctgtaaaagtcacgtttttctattagctctgtctgcaagcatagcttctcttcttcactgcaagaatttctgcatgccaaccgaccactgtgttaccagcgccctctgctggtccaaacaaatatgacgttaATCAGtgtaatcattgtttttttttttttaaagtccaattgttaaggtacaaaatacattttcagttgcacttttaaaacgaaaaagaactattatgcagttttgcattgtttattatagaaccagaatttaaattaataggcttcattttcatttgtattattcctttatttatttcattcaatatttatttttagttaaattacattgttttgaatagtttatcaagggattcttttgacaatgaaatataaaaggaaaataatacagtattttctagttttttcccaaaaaaaaatttgtctacattcccattttgtaaaataaatcgtgagagaatcgtatcgtgaacccagtatcgtgaatcgaatcgtatcgggagttgagtgaatcgttacatcgctactaaaaataaattttgagctaaaataaaattgaCGGAACTTAGCCtcatggtgcacctatcacgtcacctaaactggccagtgaggggcacATACGTTTCTGTATGAATAACCACGGCCTAAATACTTTGACCAATAAAAATAGacggttcatttttttttttttttttttttaaacaaatcaaCCAACCCTGCCCGTTCTTGCCCCTTGCGTGCActagcccacactcaaagcgtgTCACCGGTGACGAGAGTTAAAACAGAgattttagtcacattttttaacatatataaagaTAAAGTGTTTACTTCACATTAAATGAGACATGAGATGACTTAGTTTCAAcccaatacaagcgatgagttTTTGGCGTCCGCTTTTGAATCAGTGGTGCTCTTGCATGCgagtgaggggcgtggcttCAGAGGGAGCATGGGGGGTTGGGTAAAGGCGAAGCCCTCGGAGGATGCTACATTCAACATAATGCTAACTTtggaaattacctaccctgcctttaacaTTTATAAACCCTCTGTTAAAACTATATAAATTAAGAGCTAAttgtccacttttttttttttttttttttaattttcttgagATTGTTAGCAGAAACTGAAAGGAGAAGTTCTTGTATCAGTTCCAAAAAATAAGTACAGGTAATTGATGGTTAAGCTCTATTGCTTCAGCTGCAATGATACTCATGACTAGgggtgtgggaaaaaaaaaatcggtttGCACAatatatcactttttttttgggtgccgattttaaatctatcttttattccttcaacagtgataacatttctgtgaagacctacctacacattttagtgaaaaagcagaaaaggttttgaaaataataaaataaatctgaaattcaaaaaaaaaaaaaattgatacttgCCGCTAGCATATCGATATTCAGTCGtgcgaaaaaaaatattgcgatatatcgccatatcgagatattgtcacactcctactgtCTACATTCCTCAGAAAGCATAGTCTGCTCTGAGaccctcccacctcctataaaatgTGGACAGGAGCTCTTCGTCACCCTGGCTCGGGATGGACTGTTGGCTGCCTTTGCCTGTCATTGCTACCTCTCAGAAGGACGTGGTGGGCTCCACGCCCATCTCCCATCCTCCAAGCATGAATACAGTAAACGTTTGCAATCGTGCTTCTACACTATGGCCAGCCGTTGTGACTGAAACCACCAGGTCCCACTATGAAGGGAAAAGCTCCTTGTTTCTAGGGGAGCGCCAAGGCAATTCCTTCCTGTCTTCCCTGAGCTGCTGGTGGTAGTAGCACGTCCCTGGGGTAGCCACCCTTTCACCGGGAGGACCCCGGTGGCAGGTGCCTCCGTCCTTGACTGCGAGGCCATGGAGAGCCTCGATCTGCTCAGAATGCCGCTGGTGGAGTTGCTTGTAACGGCGCACCTGCTTCCGCGTCAGCCTGCCGTGTCCCAACGGAAACCCATGCTGCCGTCAAGATCGGACTGTCTTCAGTCGGACCTGTCCTGTAGCACCTAGGTGGCCGCTGCAGTCTTGATCAGGGCCATAAATGTCCTCTCCCTCCTCACCACCTACCATGCAGGCCCCTGCCTTCTATGCAGAAGCGCTGTGAAGCCAGGAAGAAAGATAATGAGGCTCTGCACCTCTGTCTTCCTAGGAAGCCCCTGCTCACGTCTCCTccggcacagcagaggatggcCCCACAGCACAGAGGCCCTCCGCTTCACCTCCACAGCCTCAGCGAGGCCCACCTGCCTGGTCTCAAAAACCTTCGGCCCTGACAGCTGCTGCGCTGGCGCAGCATGCCCAACGCATACAGGCAcggagaaagaaaaaatggcCTGACCACCGCCTTCTCTTCAACCAATGTTGCAGCTGACTGTAGGTCATTCGCCAGCTCTGACTTATTCGCTTTCAAGCGTGCTGCCACAGGCGTCTCACTGCATGTCCACaagcacgcactcacacacctGTTCAAACACCCCTCTCGGCCAAAGGCCTGGGCACACCTTGTGAAAGCAAAATTTGCCTCAATTAGCAGAGTGGTGACGGAACCTGTCATGCCCACCTGGGGGGAGACGTTGGCCCCCTCCTGGCAGGATGCTCACGCATTCCTCTCTTTTGCGTCTGGTGTGACAAAGCGATTGGTTCACATCTGCCGACCTCAAAGATGCGTATTTCCACATTTCAGTATATCCCCTCACGGAAAGTACCCACGTTTTGATTTCCAGGGGATATGCTACTAAGACCGCGTACTCTCGTTCGGTCTCATTTTGAGCCCGAGGGTGTTGTGCGCTGCATGGATGGCAGCGATCGCCCTGCTCAGGAGGCGGGGCATTTGCTTGGCCACATATTTAGACAGTTATCTGCTCATGGCCCAGTCGGAAACGGAGGCCAGGATGCATACGCGTATTCTGTTGCATCACCTGTCTGATCTGGGATTTATGGTGAATACAGAGAAGAGCATGTTGTCCTCTATGAAGGAAATGGTTTTCCTGGGCCTAACTCTGCGCTCTGTACCTTTCACGCCTGTCGGCGGAGCTGGTGAGGTCGTTCAGGGTGTGTCTTACGCTGTTCCGACAGAACAGATTTGTTTGGTTCAGGTTGTGTCTTCGGTTACTCGGGTTGATGGCCCTGGTGAGGACGGACAACATCTAGACCATGATGTACATCAACCACCAGGGTGTTTTACGCTCCCGTCGGAACGTGGGCGCGGACCTGCTCTCCAGAAGCGCGCCGATTTACATGGAATAGATGTTGCACCCAGATGTGGTGTGACAGTTGTGGGCCTGTTACGGACAGGCCCAAGCGGACCTGTTTGCCGGGGTAGAAAACGCGCAGTGTGCGATGTTGTTCTCCCTGGGCAACTGGCGTAGACGCACTAGAGCACAATTGGCCGCGCATGCTTCTCTATGCATTTCTTCCGATGGCTCTGATTCCTCTTACCCTGTGCAGGGTGAGGGAATGCATCCATTCTCTGATCCTGGTGGGTCTGCATTGGCCGGCCATGCACTGAATGGCGGAGATTTACCAGCTGCTGAGTGCTCTCCCATGGTAGCACCTGCTGCGTAGAGACCTGCTAGTGCAGGCGAGGGGCacagttttttttcatccaCGCCCAGAGCGCCTGGTGCTGTgggcttggcccctgagtggTGCAATCTGTCAGCCACAGGGTTATCACAGTGTTATTTCTACCATACAGAACGCCCGGGCCCCCTCCACTAGCTCTCTTTATGATTGCAGGTGGAGGGTGTTTGAGGAATGTGTCTCCATGGGGGCCACATTCCCTTCAGACGCCTGTCactaagcaacgcctgtcacactAGATGGTGGAGGCTATTGTTTCGGCTTACTcgagtcagggtctgcagcTGCCTACTGGTCTGTCTGCACACCCGACTTGTGGTCTTGCTACATCCTGGGCTTTGTCCAGGGGAGTGTCTGGTCAGGACATCTGTGCAGCCACAAGCTGGTCCTCGCCCCTCACATTTGTCTGCTTTTACATGCTGGCCGGTTTTATTGTCCTGATGTAGCCAGACTTCCACCCTGAAGGCTGGTGCCGCTCGATAAGCAAGTCTCCAATATGGGAGTTTTCATATCCcgtagtgagacatctcacaaaatatgaaatactcGTAACCCCGGTTCCATGAGtaatgagtgagatgtctcaccagactgcCCTTCTATCTCGAACGAGGAGAAGAGGTTTGCCTATTTGAATGGTGCGCACCTGTCGTGTCCTCCTTTTATATGAAGGATTGGCATCGTGAAATAGTGTCTCTGAGAGGGGTCACATCTCACACcaatattactcatagaaccggggttacgAGAGTAACCTGAAGTTTCGCTCTGCTTCGCGGAGCAGAAGAGAGATAAAAGTCTGTaatttggtcaatcaaagccagcagtTAGTGCtacagctgttctacctccactatacaggatgTTGAGTGAAAAATTTACTTTATAATGATCCACAAATAAAATAGTAAAGCTTTGATGCTTCATGTCTCGATGAAGCCTGTCCTGTTTGCCTGTGtatgtgtaataagtctgtgtgaatgtccGCACGTTTATGCTTCTATCCATCCActcttcattatatccatgtcctctaaggctcttattaaataaatagtctcggctggagtcTGGCGGCCATCCTGGACTATGTCGTCACTAGCGTGTCATCGCGAGAAGTCGCGCATACGCAAAACAaccagaattaacttaaagcggaattaaatgtttatcagaaagattaattatttaatcagaattaaaatctgaataaaccagccacctaatttggattcaagtttaatttggaattaaatttgcaatcggtattgtgtgtttacaaggtcaatttacagaggaattaaagctcctatGTAAACGTAGCCAATAACTGAtgaaaataacttgtttttctCATTCATCAGTGTGTGGTAAATTTCAGATAATTAACctgttttacttttaccagtGTTGATGGAAGTAACCGCAGGCACATTCAACTTTGTAGTTTATATAAATCAATCCTACAATTTTTCACTTGTTGAAAAATAACATCTGTTTCTTTGATTTGTTTCCTAGGTTTCTGATGAGGTTCAGGAGTTATTTCACTCAACTTTGCCTAACAGTGTGCTCACTAATCTTTCTAAAGCACTGGACGTGAAATATTCTGTGTTAAAGAACTTTTCAACTCTACTGAGAGACTTAACAACAGAGGGTGGTAAGTAAATATTTGTGGCTTAACTTTCTTGCTACATTTCTTAATGTTGTTTAAAATCTCATTTGCATTGCTAACTTtacagaagaagaagtagtTGATATGCAGTTAGTTATCAAAAAAGGAATGAGAAGAAACCACCTTCAGCCTCTCAGACTTAATGGAGTTCTCCAAACAAATGCCTTCAAGTTTGGGCCCATGTTGACCAACTCTCTAATGGCAACCTCCATCTCCAAAGCAGTCCAGGTGCTTGGAGCCATGCATTCCCTTCAGCAGCTCAAACTGTTTTTGACCTCTAGTTGTCCAATCATCAGCCAAGATGACACTACAAGCTCCACTGCATCCAACATTAACAGCACTATTTTACCTGCCAGCACACCCTGCTCTTCAaagacagaaacagaaaaagcagTTTTTGATGAGAACAGCCAAGAAGACTTTTCCTGTCTTCGAACTTTCATCAATCAAACCCTCAAGCCCAGTGCAGTACCTCAAAAGCCAGCAACGCTCCCAGAGAGTGGAAGCTTTAAACCTACCAACATCAGCCCATTGACAAACTGGAAACGGCAAAATGATGCCCAGGTGCAACACCATCGACAAACATCCTTTCAGCTCTTAAACTTTctcagaaaaaacacatttaacatttctgcGGTGCAGGGGAGATTTAGGGAGTGGAATAAAAATGCACGTACTTTAGAGGTGTTGGAACCAACAGCACCAGTAATCAAAAGACAAACCAGTCATGTTGTGAAAGATGACCACACAAATGGAGTTGTTTCAGAAATGTCGAAAAAGAACCGTGATAACCAAGCTCCAGTCTTCAGCTTCAAAAAAAGAGAGTCAAATAGCTTGATCACTTACAGTTGTGTGATTACAACAGAAACTGAATTGTGGGATATTATAGACGTTCCCATCGAGAAGGCCCTTGGGGGATCTGTACTCAGCCACCTAGAAGGCAATGAGTGTTCGAAAACAATTGGCCAAGTGGCTGACTTCAGTGTAAACAGTCACGGAACAACTCAAACTGTCAAGAGCGCAGAGCCTGATtatgagaatatttttttagagGCTAAAACACAGACATGCACCAGTGTAAACATGATCCCCCAGTTCCAGATCCGGAAGTTTGAAGAGGCTGAAGTTGTGGTGTCTCATATTGTGAGCCCAGGCAACTTCTACATCCAGTATGCTGACTGGGATGAGAAGCTCCATTCCCTCATCACGGAGTAGGTCACCCAGCATGGAAATTCACATTTTCTCAACATTTTGGATCTGAAATCtgttaatttaatcattaaccACAATCtgatgatttatttatatttttatttgtaggAGCTTTAAGGCCAGTAGTTCTTATGCAGAGAAAAAATGCATCCCAGATTTGGGAACTCTTGTAATGGCTTGGTTCCCCATGCAGAATAAGTGGTGCAGGGCTCAGGTGATGAAAGTATGTGGAATATGCAAAGGTAAGTACTACTCCTCATGTGGCAATGGCTTATCTGGTATCCACCTCTAGGTGGTAGCAGTGTCACTTTACCTTTCCATTAATAGCTGTGactctgtgtctttgtttgtgaTGTATAAGATAAGAAAGCTTCTGACAGCGTGGAAAATAGGACGTCAATTGTGGTGGAGGTGAAGCGTCTGGACTACGGTgatgctgtctgtctgtctttgcaGAATATTAAACAGCTCACACCTGAAATGACTGTTCTGCCTCTTCAAGCTGTGCAGGTGTCACTGGCTAATGTGGGTTATCTCCTCTTACTTCATATCATTACTTGTAACAAAACTAGGGGTGCCCCAATTGCAGTTTTTTGGCCGatcactgatttttaaaaagcctGACTTGCCGATTCTGATTTTGGCCgatcccgttttttttttttttttttttttaaataactgacATTATACATcttgaatgttccaatcttattttattgtaaaacaacaGTACCCATGAAACAATGCaaatgttttaactgcacatgaggtagttatctgaaatataaatgaaaagtgaaaaacattGCTGTTCAAATTACTAAATTACTGTTTATCAgttcctttattttttcatttttcacattttaaaaccaaacaaagctCTTCCAACAGGTTCCACTACAGATCTGTTTTGAGTTatttgccaaaaataaagtgcacagcagtattttggttttacaaatgaagaaaatcacaaggtttgaggtagatgattaaataataatttataggAAAAATTAACAAAGCATCATAAACGACCAATAAAGTGTCCTAACTAAGTTTTAGGTTTCCTTGtagagcaaaaagaaaaaaatgtccaaatgcagcagctttgtggatatttaaatgtgaaaatatcAATCTAAAACTTAACAGCTTACAggaaaaaagtcaaacattctacaaaaagaaaaggtgcAGCAGTGTAACATTTACAGAAGTCAACAGGTAATGACACAAATGAACATGGCACAGGTCAGTTGTTTTCATAATCTTATTACAGTCACTTATACATTAGTGGCATGTTTTTATGATATCCAATGCCATAAACTCCATCATTTTCCTTGTAGTTGTTTTGCTCTTTTCACTGCTCACAGAGGACCACTGACTGCCTCTGTGCCtccgctagctttagcattagcttgattgcaAGCTTCAAATTCTACATACTCGgcagtgtggtggtttcttaaatGGCAAATTgggtagcatttttttttttcagccccaCCACGACTTAGTTCAGTGTAACacgaattacaaattgcgatccttttttctctttttttgtgtaatac
The genomic region above belongs to Gouania willdenowi chromosome 10, fGouWil2.1, whole genome shotgun sequence and contains:
- the LOC114471298 gene encoding uncharacterized protein LOC114471298 isoform X1 codes for the protein METSIPTQKFQLIYKLFMLESARNTIEEELYFLLQKVSDEVQELFHSTLPNSVLTNLSKALDVKYSVLKNFSTLLRDLTTEGEEEVVDMQLVIKKGMRRNHLQPLRLNGVLQTNAFKFGPMLTNSLMATSISKAVQVLGAMHSLQQLKLFLTSSCPIISQDDTTSSTASNINSTILPASTPCSSKTETEKAVFDENSQEDFSCLRTFINQTLKPSAVPQKPATLPESGSFKPTNISPLTNWKRQNDAQVQHHRQTSFQLLNFLRKNTFNISAVQGRFREWNKNARTLEVLEPTAPVIKRQTSHVVKDDHTNGVVSEMSKKNRDNQAPVFSFKKRESNSLITYSCVITTETELWDIIDVPIEKALGGSVLSHLEGNECSKTIGQVADFSVNSHGTTQTVKSAEPDYENIFLEAKTQTCTSVNMIPQFQIRKFEEAEVVVSHIVSPGNFYIQYADWDEKLHSLITESFKASSSYAEKKCIPDLGTLVMAWFPMQNKWCRAQVMKVCGICKDKKASDSVENRTSIVVEVKRLDYGDAVCLSLQNIKQLTPEMTVLPLQAVQVSLANVVPVTGNHWSQQSVSWFRALVHNRTLYARLYPHGNNIAVELYLERGKLGAMRRGASLSVRLAQNGHAKHSELKRFGFSTALQKAQKQNSDLEKYLYSFHSKK
- the LOC114471298 gene encoding uncharacterized protein LOC114471298 isoform X2 produces the protein MQLVIKKGMRRNHLQPLRLNGVLQTNAFKFGPMLTNSLMATSISKAVQVLGAMHSLQQLKLFLTSSCPIISQDDTTSSTASNINSTILPASTPCSSKTETEKAVFDENSQEDFSCLRTFINQTLKPSAVPQKPATLPESGSFKPTNISPLTNWKRQNDAQVQHHRQTSFQLLNFLRKNTFNISAVQGRFREWNKNARTLEVLEPTAPVIKRQTSHVVKDDHTNGVVSEMSKKNRDNQAPVFSFKKRESNSLITYSCVITTETELWDIIDVPIEKALGGSVLSHLEGNECSKTIGQVADFSVNSHGTTQTVKSAEPDYENIFLEAKTQTCTSVNMIPQFQIRKFEEAEVVVSHIVSPGNFYIQYADWDEKLHSLITESFKASSSYAEKKCIPDLGTLVMAWFPMQNKWCRAQVMKVCGICKDKKASDSVENRTSIVVEVKRLDYGDAVCLSLQNIKQLTPEMTVLPLQAVQVSLANVVPVTGNHWSQQSVSWFRALVHNRTLYARLYPHGNNIAVELYLERGKLGAMRRGASLSVRLAQNGHAKHSELKRFGFSTALQKAQKQNSDLEKYLYSFHSKK